A stretch of DNA from Maniola hyperantus chromosome 14, iAphHyp1.2, whole genome shotgun sequence:
GATTTAATACTCATAAAACAGTGATTGAACCTTTattgaaaaatttatttttcgcTGATGGAGATTTGTGGCGATTGATAAGACAGCGATTTGGTTCAGCTTTTAGTACAGCTAAAATCAGGGCAATGTTCCCTTTCATTTCCGACAGGGCAGAAAAGCTTCAATTTTTGGCAAAAGAAATTGAACATTTAGAATATTACGATATGAGAGAGCTTATGGCAAGGTATACTACCGATTTTATCGGAGCTTGTGGTTTTGGTATAAATATGGATTCTTTGAATAACGAAAATTCGGAATTCAGAAGGCTTGGAAAAAGAATATTTCATAGAACACCCAGAGATGCTATTGTAGGTGCTTTGAAATTTATATTCCCTGAACTATGCAAAAATATGCACTTTTTGGCACCAGATTTAGAGCAATCAGTCTTTGCATTAGTGCAGCATGTTTTGAAAGCACGAAATTATACTCCTTGTGGTACTAATGATTTCATAGATTTATTGTTGGAATTAAAAGAGAAAGGAAATGTTGTTGAATCTTTAGAGTATAGAGATAACAATGGTACAGCAAAATTAGTTGAGTTAAAACTTGATGATTTATTACTCACTGCGCAAGTTTTCGTATTTTTCGGCGCCGGTTTTGAAACATCTTCATCGACTTCTAGTTTTACATTACATCAGCTGGCATTTAACTCCGATCATCAAAAGAAAGTACAAGAAGAAATTGATAGAGTTCTTCTCaagcataataataaaattacatatgATGCTATAAACGAAATGCATTATTTAGAAAAGGCATTTTACGAAGCAATGAGGATGTATCCAGCAGTTGGATTCTTGATGCGTAAATGTACTACACAAAACTATACGTTTCCTGAAATAGGTCTTACAATAGACGAAGGTGTGAATGTAATAATACCAATTCAAGCCCTTCATcgagatgaaaaatattttcatgaacCAAATGTCTATAATCCTGACAGATTCACTAGTGCTCAAGACCTAAAAACCAATTATTTCTTGCCATTTGGAGAAGGTCCACGGGCTTGCATTGGTAAGTTTAATTATGGCTTTTATGAACTtaattgaaaatttatttatagctagaaaaaaaatgttgcaaTGCTAACATAATTTCGTAATTTGCAATGTTTTTGTTTGGTATACTAGAAAAGTAATCATTGAtgttaaaacataaaaaatacagATTTCTGTTTGATATGAAGCATCTAGTTTAGAGGCGTCTTATCTTTACAAAATGAAAAGAAATGTGGATTAATTACTTTGAGTAGatactaaaattttaaaaggtaatCTTATTGTCCACAGGTGCTAGGCTAGGAAAAGTCTTAGCCATGGCAGGAATAGCTGCTGTTCTACAAAAGTTCAATGTTGAACCCTGTGAAAAAAGTAAACTAGAACCTATACCAGATCCTAAGGCTATAGTTGCTGAAGGTTTTGTCGGTGGACTACCACTTAAATTGAGAAAAAGGGAACTAAAATGAAATGATGGACGCAGggtgataaaacaaattacagaATATACTTTTTAAATACTGATTAGTCTgcagttagatgttttattagCATAAGTATGTCTGATCATGTAAAAATCAATAGGGTTATTACTTTAAAGGCgacaaaatataaaagaaaattgaGTGAAAGAGGAGTCACAGAATAAATTAAAGCTGCTGCTGAAGAGTTATGACTACTGTTATTACAAGAcatacaattattatgtttctgcCGAACTCATTATATCGTTTTAAATGACGTGTTCAAGTTTTAGTTTAGATGTGTTTATATATGTTTTGCAAATTATGAGATTACTACTATTTTATAACTAAATTGtgctagttttattttatagggttttaatataatattttacatgAGAAAATGATATGCAACTTATAAGAAAACTAATTACATATTTCGTGTAATATATGccatatcaaaatatatttaggaatattaaaattattttgatgaaCACTTTTTTaggaaaaggaaaaaaggaacccatatataggatcacttcgttgtatgtttctctgtctgtcaataaacttgtagggtactttctgttgacctagaatcatgaaatttggcaggtcttatgTACATAGCAcacgtaattaataaaatatttatttaaattttactgAAGGTGCTTGCAAGTGCATGCAGCGTCGGGGACGCATGTGGTCAGGGTGTTCACAAAACATTGTTTTTTTCATTTCCTTTTATTACAATTTGACtcagtgctaaaaaaaatttacaagacatttcaccgcgattaatagcctcatctggtgacagaagggctagctctttttttgcgcaacgaatcagcctggctgtccagcgtggaaatgcagccagtattcttggcaccattctacgcgggcatgatttatgtAGTAATTAGATAGACTAGATTTaagctttattataatattttcacataaaaaaatatttgactaaAGATTTCATGTCCTTGTAGGTCCATGAGATTTAAATTTGTCAGGTAGTGAGAATCACCCTTGTACGGAACTCGGTCAGTGACTGCCTGCTCGAGCTCGCGTATTGTGTTGTGGTCGGCTTCAAGACAAGTTCCAGTGCATCagtgtaatttaaaattcaaagagTGCAGCtccctataaaataaaatgctttACATTTTAGTTTTGTTAGTGATTATCTTTTATTTGTATGGTATAAGAACTTTCGGTTATTGGAAGAAACGTGGAATAAAAAATGATTATCCTTTACCATACTTTGggaataattttaaacaattcTTTCAAAAAAGCAGCTACGCTATGACTGCAACagaaatatacaaaaaataccCAGAAGAAAAGGTAGTCGGTTTTTTTCGAAGCACTGCACCTGAGCTCGTAATAAGAGATCCTGATTTAGTGAAAAGAATTCTAGTTACCGATTTCCAGCACTTTTATGCCAGAGGATTTAATACACATAAAACAGTGATTGAACCTTTactgaaaaatttatttttcgcTGACGGAGATTTATGGCGATTAATAAGACAACGATTCGGTTCGGCTTTTAGTACAGGTAAAATTAAGGCTATGTTTCCTATAATAGCTGAGAGGGCAGAAAAGCTGCAATTGTTAGCAGAAGAAGTCGAATATTTAGATCATTATGATGTAAGAGAGCTAATGGCAAGGTACACTACAGATTTTATCGGAGCTTGTGGTTTTGGTATAAATATGGATTCTTTGAATAATGAAAACTCGGAATTCAGAAAACTTGGAAAAAGAATATTCCATAGAACACCTAGAGATGCGGTTGCAGCTGCTTTGAAATTCATTTTTCCTGAACTATGCAAAAATATACACTTTTTGGCACCAGATTTAGAGGAATCGGTCTGTGCATTAGTGAAACAGATTTTACAGGCAAGAAACTACAGTCCGTGTGGCAATAATGATTTCATAGATTTAATGTTGGAATTAAAAAAGGAAGGAAATATTTCAGTAGAATCATTGGAACAAAAAGACGAAAATGGGACAGCTAAACAAATTGAGCTCAAACTTGATGATTTATTGCTAACGGCtcaaatttttctattttttggcGCTGGTTTTGAAACCTCTTCAACATCTTCTAGTTTTACACTGCACCAGCTTGCATTTAATTCAGATCATCAAAAGAAAGTACAAGAAGAAATCGATAGGGTTCTTCTAAAGTATAATAACAAAATTACGTATGATGCTATAAACGAAATGCATTATCTAGAAAAATCGTTTTACGAAGCTATGAGGATGTATCCACCAGTTGGATTTTTGATGCGCCAATGTACTACGCCGAACTACACGTTTCCTGAAATTGGACTGACGATAGATGAAGGTGTGAAAGTCATTATACCAATCCAAGCCTTTCATAGAGATGAAAGATATTTCCATGACCCGGATGTATATAATCCCGACAGGTTCACGAGTGCTCAAGACATGAAAACTAATTACTTCTTGCCGTTCGGGGAAGGTCCACGAGCTTGCATTGGTTAGTTAAATATTAGTCGAATATCTAAGTACGaactattttattatgataaattCAACTCATAGCTATCTTAGACGCAACGCATACTGACAGACCCAAGATGcagcattttttaaataacaggtTTTATTTACTTCGGTACAATGGCGATGACGCACGAGGCGCTCAAACGCACTGCATGTGCTCCGTGTtctgtttttaatattaat
This window harbors:
- the LOC117988541 gene encoding cytochrome P450 6B7-like — protein: MFYIIVLLLFITFYWYGIRTFGYWKKRGIKNDYPLPYFGNNFNQFFQKSSYAMTATEIYKKYPEEKVVGFFRSTAPELVIRDPDIVKRILVTDFQHFYARGFNTHKTVIEPLLKNLFFADGDLWRLIRQRFGSAFSTAKIRAMFPFISDRAEKLQFLAKEIEHLEYYDMRELMARYTTDFIGACGFGINMDSLNNENSEFRRLGKRIFHRTPRDAIVGALKFIFPELCKNMHFLAPDLEQSVFALVQHVLKARNYTPCGTNDFIDLLLELKEKGNVVESLEYRDNNGTAKLVELKLDDLLLTAQVFVFFGAGFETSSSTSSFTLHQLAFNSDHQKKVQEEIDRVLLKHNNKITYDAINEMHYLEKAFYEAMRMYPAVGFLMRKCTTQNYTFPEIGLTIDEGVNVIIPIQALHRDEKYFHEPNVYNPDRFTSAQDLKTNYFLPFGEGPRACIGARLGKVLAMAGIAAVLQKFNVEPCEKSKLEPIPDPKAIVAEGFVGGLPLKLRKRELK
- the LOC117988542 gene encoding cytochrome P450 6B7-like, yielding MLYILVLLVIIFYLYGIRTFGYWKKRGIKNDYPLPYFGNNFKQFFQKSSYAMTATEIYKKYPEEKVVGFFRSTAPELVIRDPDLVKRILVTDFQHFYARGFNTHKTVIEPLLKNLFFADGDLWRLIRQRFGSAFSTGKIKAMFPIIAERAEKLQLLAEEVEYLDHYDVRELMARYTTDFIGACGFGINMDSLNNENSEFRKLGKRIFHRTPRDAVAAALKFIFPELCKNIHFLAPDLEESVCALVKQILQARNYSPCGNNDFIDLMLELKKEGNISVESLEQKDENGTAKQIELKLDDLLLTAQIFLFFGAGFETSSTSSSFTLHQLAFNSDHQKKVQEEIDRVLLKYNNKITYDAINEMHYLEKSFYEAMRMYPPVGFLMRQCTTPNYTFPEIGLTIDEGVKVIIPIQAFHRDERYFHDPDVYNPDRFTSAQDMKTNYFLPFGEGPRACIAARLGKLLAMAGIAAVLQKFSVQPCEKSKLEPIPDPMAIVSEGFIGGLPLKLRRRELIGALLTN